The DNA region CCGCTCCGACCTACAGCAGGCCGAAGACCGCCTGCGCGCCGAGGCTCGTGCCCGCCACGAGCACCCAGAGAGCGATGCCGAGCAGCATCGGACGGAAGCCGGCACGTCGCAGCGCCGCGAAGTCCGTCGAGCACCCGATCGCCGCCAGGGCCACCGTGATGAGGAACGACGCCGCGGTCGAGAACTCCGGGGCAGCGTCAGCCGGCAGCACCCCGACGGTCCGGAGCAGCACCACCACGAGGAACCCGATCAGGAACCACGGGACCAACCGGAACACGCGGAACCCGCTGCGCGACCCCGTGTCCGGCGCGAGCTGCTCGCGGGAGGCGCGTCGGGCCTCCAGTCCGGCCAGCCCGATGACGATGGGGATGATCATCAGGGTCCGCACCAGCTTCACGACGACCGCCGTGTCGGTCGCCTGGCGACCGTAGACCGTCGCGGTGGCGACGACGGACGACGTGTCGTTCACCGCCGTCCCCGCGAACACGCCGAAGGCGTGCTGGCTGAGCCCGACGGCGTGGCCGAGCAGGGGGAAGGCGAACACCGCGGCGATGTTGCAGAGGAAGATCGTCGACATCGCGTAGGCGACGTCCGCGCTGACCGCACCGATGACGGGCGTGACGGCCGCGATCGCGGACGCACCGCAGATCCCGGTCCCCACGCCGATCAGGGTGCGGAGGGCGCTCGACACCCGCAGCAGACGGCCGATCCCCCAGGCGGCACCGAGGCACACCACGAGGGTCGTCAGCATGACCGGCAGGGTCTCGCCGCCGATGCGCAGGACCTCGCCGATCGACAGCTGCGCGCCGAGCAGGACCACCGCGAACTGCAGCACACGGCTCGACGAGAACTTGACGCCGGGAGCGAGCACGGCGAGGGTGCCGCCGGTCCGGCGACGGACGAGCCAACCGAGCACCGCGCCGATCAGGACGGCGGGGACGGGCCCGCCCACGACCGGGACGACCGATGCGATCAGGGTCGCGACGAGGCCGATCGCGACGGCGACGGCGACACCGGGAGCGGCGGTGCGGGCGAACTGCATGGGAACAGCATCTCGTGCTCGCGGCCGTGGTGCGGTCCAGCCGGGCAGGATGGTGCGGTGGAGTACTCGGGCGAGCGGTGGGTGCAGCGGCTGCGTGACGGGGAGACACCGAAGCGGTGGCCGTTCCTGGTCGGCCTCGCGATCGTCACGGTGGCCGGTGGGATCGGGGTGTACTTCTCGGCGACCCACCTCGACGGCATCCTGCACTCGGACGCCCGACGCCCGTTCGCCGTGCCGTTGTTCTCGGTGCTGCTGCTCGGGTTCGGGCCCGTGGCCGCGGTGCTGTCCTGGTTGCGCGGGCGGCGCGACCGCGTGGTGCTGGACCGGATCCGCCGGAACGGGACCACGACGCGCTTCCACCTGCCCGTCCTCCGCACGGGCCCGTACGCCGCCGACGACTTCCCGGACCCGAGGCCGGAGCTGTGGACGGTCGACGCGGCGGGCCTCCACGCGTGGTCACCCGAGCGCGACGAGCCCGTGTTCGACCTGGTGTGGGACGACGTCAGGACGATCGAGCTGGCCTCGACGGACGTCCGCGGACAACGCACCGACACCGGCATCTGGATCGTCACCGAGGCGGTGGGCCGGTTCGTGCTGCTGCCGCGCGCAGTCATCGGGCGGCCGTTCGGCGCGAGCGTGACGAAGATCCACATCCTGATGCAGGTGCTCCGGTCGCTGCGGCGGGAGTTCGATCCGCACCACGGAGCGCGCGAGCGCCGCTGAGCCACCGACGCCGGGTCAGCCGACGGGCGGGACCTCGCCGGTCATGTCGACGCGCTCGGTGCCGTCGTTCCAGATGTACGTCGCGGTGGTGCGACCGGATGCGTCAGCGTTCGCCTCGTTCGCCTTCGCGTACGTGTAGGTGACCTTGATCGAGGCGTCGGCCAACCGCTCGACAACCGGCTCGAACGCGTACTGCTCGGACGTCGCGGTGCCGAGGTACCGGCCCTGGTGGAAGAGCAGGATCGCGTACGGTGACCCGGCGGTGCCGAACTCGGGCGCGACGACGGACCAGGACAGTGAGGCGCAGGCGTCGTAGCCGGTGTAGTCGGCGTTCGCAGCGTCCCACTTGGTGTCCTCGAGGTCAGCGGGTGACGGCAGCGCAGCGATCCCGGCAGCCGCTGCCTCGGAGCCGGTCGCGGGATCACAGGTCGGGGTGGGGGTCGGCGTCGGTGTCGGCGTGCTCGTCGGCGACGGGGTGGCTGCCGTGTCCGTCGGCGCCGCGGTCACGGTCTCGGTGACGGTCGGGGTCGCGTCGCCACCGTCCCCGTCACCGGAGCAGCCGGTCAGCAGGGCGACCACGGCCGCGCCGGTCAGGAACAGAGCAGTCTTCGAGGTGCGCACCACTCCACGGTGCACCGACGGCAGTGTCGGCGCTCGCATCGTTACCGGCCCGTAGTCTGCTGGCATGCGGGGAGCGGGCATCGGGGCATCGGCGGACGTCGTGGACGACCACGTCGTGGGTCCGCACGGACCGGTCCCGATCCGGCGCTACCGGCCGCAGGACCCCGCAGCCGCTCCGACACTGGTCTGGCTGCACGGGGGTGGGTTCTTCCGCGGCGACCTCGATCTGCCCGAGTCGGACGCCGTGGCCCGGGTGCTCAGCGCCCGTGGCATCCCGGTGGTCTGCGTCGACTACCGCCTCGGTCCGCTGCCCGGCATGCCCTGGATCGGGCGGACGGGTCCACGGGCACGCCGACGTGCACCGCACGCGCGGGACGAGGTCGTAGCGGTGCTCCGCTCGCTCGCGGAGGAGTGCCCGGCCAGCCTGGTGCTCGGTGGCGCGAGTGCCGGCGCATGCCTCGCGGCGTCGGCGGTCGCCGCTGGCCCGCCCCTGGCCGGCACCGTGCTCGCGTACGGGTTCTTCCACGCGCGACTCCCCCGCGACCCAGCGGTGCAGCGTCTCGTGCGCGGGCACCGGCGGATCACGCACGCTCCACTGTTGCTCGACGCCGCGAACCGCACCTACGCCGGGCCACTCGGCGCCGGAGCGTTCCCGCCACCGGAGGACCTCAGCACGTTCCCGCGCACCCTGGTGCTCGACGCCGAGCGGGACACGATGCGCGCATCCGGCGACCGGTTCGCACGGCAACTCGGTGCCGCGGGGGTCGATCTCGAACGTCACGTCCTGCGCGACAGCCGGCACGCCTTCCTCAACCGACCGGGCAGCATCGACTTCGCGGCTGCCGTCGACCTGATCGCTTCGTGGGTGGTCCGTCGGCCCGTCTGAACGTTCGAGCGTGTGCGACCGTCGGACATTCCGGTGACGCCACGGCGAACCGGACGTATTCTGCTGTCGGAAGCAACGGCGGTTCCGAACACCCTTCGCCACGTTCACCGTCGTGGCGTCCCGCCTCTGCGACGAAGAGTCCAACCGTGACCGAACACCTCATCGAGTACGTCGCCCGTGACCGCACGGGCATCACCGCCGTCGTGACGACCACCAGCGTCATCGACGTCGACACCGTGATCCAGCACATCCGCTCCGGCCACACCGGCTACTACGTGGCCGCCGACTCCTGGAAGCGCACACCGGTCCGGAGCATGTCGTTCATCGGCGGCACCTACCTGTTCGCGAACTGGGACGGCTCGAAGCGGAACATGCTGCACGACCTGGCGTTCCGGTCGCCGACGCGCGCGGTCCGGACAGAGGAGCCGACGGAGACCCGCTTCGCGCGCTTCCTCAGCGCGGTGTTCGGCCGCCGACTGCCGCAGCCCTGACCCCCGCCTACCCTGCCGCTGCCGCTGCGCACGTCCGTGAGAGCATGACGGGCATGCAGAAGGGGGAGCACATGCTCGCGAAGGACGTGTCCGACAAGCGGTTCCGACCGACCAAGTGGCGGGAGGGCTACGACCAGGGTGAGGTCGATGCGTTCCTCGACCGGATCCA from Curtobacterium sp. MCJR17_020 includes:
- a CDS encoding putative sulfate exporter family transporter translates to MQFARTAAPGVAVAVAIGLVATLIASVVPVVGGPVPAVLIGAVLGWLVRRRTGGTLAVLAPGVKFSSSRVLQFAVVLLGAQLSIGEVLRIGGETLPVMLTTLVVCLGAAWGIGRLLRVSSALRTLIGVGTGICGASAIAAVTPVIGAVSADVAYAMSTIFLCNIAAVFAFPLLGHAVGLSQHAFGVFAGTAVNDTSSVVATATVYGRQATDTAVVVKLVRTLMIIPIVIGLAGLEARRASREQLAPDTGSRSGFRVFRLVPWFLIGFLVVVLLRTVGVLPADAAPEFSTAASFLITVALAAIGCSTDFAALRRAGFRPMLLGIALWVLVAGTSLGAQAVFGLL
- a CDS encoding LppP/LprE family lipoprotein; the encoded protein is MRTSKTALFLTGAAVVALLTGCSGDGDGGDATPTVTETVTAAPTDTAATPSPTSTPTPTPTPTPTCDPATGSEAAAAGIAALPSPADLEDTKWDAANADYTGYDACASLSWSVVAPEFGTAGSPYAILLFHQGRYLGTATSEQYAFEPVVERLADASIKVTYTYAKANEANADASGRTTATYIWNDGTERVDMTGEVPPVG
- a CDS encoding alpha/beta hydrolase fold domain-containing protein, with protein sequence MRGAGIGASADVVDDHVVGPHGPVPIRRYRPQDPAAAPTLVWLHGGGFFRGDLDLPESDAVARVLSARGIPVVCVDYRLGPLPGMPWIGRTGPRARRRAPHARDEVVAVLRSLAEECPASLVLGGASAGACLAASAVAAGPPLAGTVLAYGFFHARLPRDPAVQRLVRGHRRITHAPLLLDAANRTYAGPLGAGAFPPPEDLSTFPRTLVLDAERDTMRASGDRFARQLGAAGVDLERHVLRDSRHAFLNRPGSIDFAAAVDLIASWVVRRPV